The genomic region TGCTGGCAAATCTTATGAAATTTGGCAGCAACTTTTCGGCGGTTTTAAAGGGAAATCGGAGTCACTGCTGCAAGATGTTGTGGTGGTCGATAATTCTACAATTCAGTTTAAGCTCAAACAGCCGTTTGCTGCTTTTCCTGCCGCCATTGGTTCGGGTTACTTCGGCATTGCCAGTCCTGCTGCTATTAAGAAAGCTGCCGCTAGTTACGGGACTCCGGGTTCGTTGGCAGTGGGAACGGGGCCATTTATTTTTAAGGAATGGCGTACAGGCGATCGCATTCTCCTAGAAAAAAACCCCAATTACTGGAAAAAAGGCGACCCCAAAATCAACCAATTGGTAATCCGTTTTATCACCGACCCAGCAGCTAGATTAGCGCAACTCAGAGCCGGTCAGATTGATTTTACGGTAGATTTAGCGCCAGATCAGCGCAAAGAAGTGGAGAGCGATGCCAATTTAGTCGCCATTCCTCGTCCTTCCTTTAATGTAGGTTATTTGGCGCTGAATCCCAGCTACAAACCGCTTGGGGATGCGAAAGTGCGGCAGGCGATCGCCCTGGCCATCAACAACGACCAAATCGTACAAGCCTTCTGGGGCAATTTAGGCAAACACGACAGCCATTTTACGCCGCCGTCTTTAAATTGGGCCCAATCAAGTAAAATTACGGAATACAACTATAACCCGCAAAAAGCCAAGCAATTACTAGCTCAAGCTGGCTATCCCACTGGCTTTGACTTAGAACTTTGGTATATGCCCGTTTCGCGACCTTATTTTCCTACTCCCAAGCCAATTGCGGAAGCTTTTGCTGCCGACTTGAGTGCGATCGGCATTCGTGTCAAACTGAATACCAAAGATTGGGCAGCTTACTTGAGCGATCGTAGAAAACCCCCAGGCTTTCAAGCTTTCATGTTAGGCTGGACACCCGACTACGGCGACCCCGACAGCTTCTATTATCCCCACTTTAGTCCTGCTGCCACCGATGATATAGGTAATTGGAAAAATGATAAAGTTACCCAACTTTTAAATCTAGGTAGAGCAACTGGGGATAAAGCAGCTAGAGCTAAAATTTACGCTGAAGTTGATGAAATATTGCATAACGAAGCAGTACGTTTGCCGATCGTACATTCACAGCCGCTTTTAGCTAAGCGCAAGAATATTGAAGGTTGGATTCCCAGTCCTTTAGGTAGCGAGTCATTTGAGCAAATTGAGAAAAAGTGAGCATTTTAGCAGTATGTTCATCTCAAATATTGCATTAATGAATCATAGGATGCGTTAGCTTTACGTAACGCATCAGAGATAACTCTTGGTGATGCGTTATATCATGTCCTAACGCATCGGTTACCTAAAAAATTATTGCGATCGTTCTTATCTGCGTTTATCTGCGTGCATCTGTCTACATCTGCGGTAAAATTTTAACCAACGATGACAACAGACAATTTGAAGATATCACTCATGTACTAACGATATAACCGGACACGATATTACTAACGCATCTTACTCGATCGCAAAAATTTATGTGGAAATACATCGCCAAACGCCTACTCAGCCTCCTACCAGTTTTATTAGGAATTACCCTTTTAGTATTCGCATTGTTGCACCTAATACCGGGCGATCCAGCCGTGGTACTATCAGGAGAAAGAGCCACACCAGAACAAGTAGAAGCACTCAGACAGCAGTTAGGTTTAGATCGGCCTTTACCCCTACAATATCTCGCATTTCTAGAAAAGCTAATTCGCTTCGACTTTGGCACCAGTATTATCAGCGGTATTCCAATTGCCGATGAGATAAAAAATCGCTGGCCTGCTACATTTGAGTTATCCGTCGCTGCAATATTAGTAGCAATTACTTTGGGAATACCAGCCGGAATTTTCGCCGCAGTTCGCAAAAATAGCTGGCTCGATAATCTCTTAATGAGTGGATCTTTGATTGGTGTTTCTCTACCAGTATACTGGTTAGGATTATTGCTAATTTACTTATTTGCAGTCAACCTACAACTCCTACCTCCCAGCGGGCGAATTAGTGTTGAAACTGGTTTCAATTTCAAAGCAATCACAAACTTTTATGTAATGGATGCCTTGTTTAAATTTGATATAGCAACCCTGAAAGATGTGCTAGCTCACCTTATTTTACCAGCACTGACATTAGGCACTATCCCCCTAGCAATTATTGCTCGGATTACTCGCAGCGCCATGCTGGAAGTGCTATTGCAAGATTATATACGCACTGCTAAAGCAAAAGGCGTTCCCGCATACTTAGTTATATTCCAACACGCGCTGAAAAATGCTTTATTGCCAATTAGTACAACTATCGGTTTGCAATTCGGCAACCTTCTTGGTGGAGCCATTCTCACTGAAACAATCTTTTCTTGGCCGGGAATTGGTTCTTGGATATATGAGGGAATTCTAGCGCGGGATTACCCTGTTGTGCAAGGCGGGGTGGTGTTTGTGTCAGCGACTTTTGTGCTAATTAATTTGTTAGTTGATATATCTTATGCTTTGTTCGATCCGAGAATTCAATACAAATAGCAATTAGCAATGAATCCACTGAGACGTTTTTTACAATCTACTTCTGGGAAAATTGGCCTAATCCTAACAATCGCTATCCTACTAATTTCCCTTTTAGCGCCAATTCTCCATCCTTACGACCCCGCCACCGACAGAAACTATCTGTTGCGGTTGAAACCTCCGAATTCCGAACATTGGTTTGGCACCGACGGGTTAGGAAGAGATATTTTAGTTCTGGTGTGGTACGGAATGCGAACTTCTCTTACTGTCGGACTGATCTCGGTAGGATTGGGACTGATTGTAGGATTAATTCTGGGACTAATTGCTGGGTATTTCCGAGGTTATCTCGAAACAGTAATTGGCTGGTTAACTGATATTTTGTTAGCTTTTCCTTCTATACTATTAGCGATCGCGATCGTCACCGTTAGTGGCCCCAGTTTGCAAAGCGTTATGCTCGCCGTGGGAGTAGTACAAATCCCGATTTATATCAGACTTACGCGCAGCATGGTACTATCCCTCAGAGAACAGGAATTTGTAATAGCAACGAAAGCTCTCGGTGCTTCACCGACGCGCATTATTTTCAATCACATTTTGCCCAGCACTCTATCACCTTTAGTCGTACAAGCCACTCTTTCTATAGGTACTGCTACCCTGGAAGCGGCAGGATTGGGTTTTTTGGGATTAGGCGCACAACCTCCTACTCCAGAATTAGGAACCATGCTATCTGATGCTTTTAAAAGTGGCTATTCTCTTTCTTCACCTTGGACTACAATTTTCCCCGGTTTATTTATTACCCTGAGTGTCTTAGCTTTCAATCTTTTAGGCGATGGTTTGCGCGATAGTCTAGATCCCCGTTCTTAGGGACTGGGAACTAGATGGTGCGTTATGCTCCACCGTGTTCCGAATTCGCATATAATCGGACTTGGAAAATATTAACCTTTGAACAAGCGAGTTATCGAGTATACAATCGAGCTAGTCAGCCCCATGAGAACACTAACTAAGTAAATGTTTTGCCGAACTTCGCATGGGTTCATACGATTATGATAGGTTGTGGTACGGCCTCTGCCGCCTGCGCCATCGCGTTCTAAATCGTAAATAATTTTCTCTCTATACCATCTGTCAGACTTTCCTGGATACTTAAATTTCGCGTGTTCCAGCAGTCGTTTGGCTAAGGCTTTATTTCCTTTGACAGCCTGTAGCAAAATTGGGTCTATCCTATCAGTGTTGCTGGAATTATTATGCCATATCAGCACAGCGACTAGAGCCACTACCATGAGCAGAGCTATTATTAGGCTGGGTTTCATAGCTGATCTACCTGATAAATATCGCTATTCTATCCGCTGATTATTTGAATGGCAAGTGCGTAAATTTACAATCTGAAATCCGTTCGATTTTTGCTAACATTCATTAACAAAAACTTCCTGTTTCATCTGGGACTGTCTGCAGCACCCTCAATCCTCAACCTCAAGTTGACCTACCGTAACGGCGCAAAAACCAAAAGCCGCAACCATTGGCATCGGACACTTCATGACATAGCTCACAATTGCGGCTACCATCGCCCCAAGCACAGATGCGATCGCCCACAATCTTTCCTCAGCACTTAATCCTTTTTGTGCTTTAATTAATCTGAGCGCTTTACTAGGTATTGGCTCCGGCATTACCGCTCCGGGCGGAAAAGCCCAGTAGGTGTCATAACCCGCGACAACTAAATCAGTCCAGCCATTTTCTTGGCACCATTCGGAGATCCATTCTTCAGCGTAATGCTTCATCTTTCTTCCCTCACCATCCCTCAATCCAAAAGTCACATCTGATGCAGTCGCATAGGCGCGGGGTAAATCCTTGCCTACAGCGGTCAGTCACTAGGAAATAGACAACTGACCATAAAGAGTTGTTAAAAGTTTTTAAGTATTGTTAACTTGTGACTTTCTAAAACTACGCCATGTTCAGAATAGGTTAACAGAACCTGGTTTCTAATAAAAGTAAAAGATACCAAATTTAACGGAGGGATTACTGAATCTGATGGGGACACTTAAAAACGTTCTAGCCGAACATTTTAATTTAACTCATAATGAGATATTTGGGTAAAGTGTCCCCGATCGAGGTGAGGTCTTAGATGACTGTAACTACAAACAGCAAAACGATAGAGATAACTAAGCCACCAGAACTAGAGGTGGTGAATATGACCAAGCGTTTTGGCACGATGACAGCGCTGGATAACGTCTCTATGACACTGAAACCGGGGACATTCCACGCGCTGCTGGGCGAGAATGGGGCGGGCAAAAGTACCCTTGTCAAGTGCGTGATGGGTTTTTATACTGCTGACAGTGGGGAAGTTTTGATCGATCGCCAATCTCGCGACATTAGCAGTCCCCGCGATGCTCACAAATACGGCATTGGCATGGTTTATCAGCACTTCACCTCAGTGCCTGCCATGACCGTAGCAGAAAATTTGGTGCTATCCCGCTTCGACAGTGCCAATATAATTAAGTGGGATGAAGAGTACGATCGCCTCACTTTGTTTATGAAATCTGCTCCCTTCCAAGTAGATTTACATACTCCCGTGGCACAATTGGCAGCCGGACAAAAGCAGAAACTGGAAATTCTCAAACAGCTTTATCTCAAAAGTCGCATTTTAATTCTTGATGAGCCTACCTCAGTACTTACTCCCCTGGAAGCCGATGAAGTTTTAGGATTATTGCGGCAAGAAGTAAGCGCCGGAAAGTTAAGCGTATTGATGATCAGC from Argonema galeatum A003/A1 harbors:
- a CDS encoding ABC transporter permease; its protein translation is MNPLRRFLQSTSGKIGLILTIAILLISLLAPILHPYDPATDRNYLLRLKPPNSEHWFGTDGLGRDILVLVWYGMRTSLTVGLISVGLGLIVGLILGLIAGYFRGYLETVIGWLTDILLAFPSILLAIAIVTVSGPSLQSVMLAVGVVQIPIYIRLTRSMVLSLREQEFVIATKALGASPTRIIFNHILPSTLSPLVVQATLSIGTATLEAAGLGFLGLGAQPPTPELGTMLSDAFKSGYSLSSPWTTIFPGLFITLSVLAFNLLGDGLRDSLDPRS
- a CDS encoding ABC transporter substrate-binding protein, producing MNHKRWRFPLLAAVCAFAIILSNCGNPTNNNQSENPTTPAATQQGVLVYGSGGQPVNLEPGNITDGNSIIVQQQIYNRLIEFKPGTTEFQPSLATSWSVSADGKVWTFKLRPGVKFHDGSDFNAEAVKFNVERWWNPQHPNGYRNAGKSYEIWQQLFGGFKGKSESLLQDVVVVDNSTIQFKLKQPFAAFPAAIGSGYFGIASPAAIKKAAASYGTPGSLAVGTGPFIFKEWRTGDRILLEKNPNYWKKGDPKINQLVIRFITDPAARLAQLRAGQIDFTVDLAPDQRKEVESDANLVAIPRPSFNVGYLALNPSYKPLGDAKVRQAIALAINNDQIVQAFWGNLGKHDSHFTPPSLNWAQSSKITEYNYNPQKAKQLLAQAGYPTGFDLELWYMPVSRPYFPTPKPIAEAFAADLSAIGIRVKLNTKDWAAYLSDRRKPPGFQAFMLGWTPDYGDPDSFYYPHFSPAATDDIGNWKNDKVTQLLNLGRATGDKAARAKIYAEVDEILHNEAVRLPIVHSQPLLAKRKNIEGWIPSPLGSESFEQIEKK
- a CDS encoding ABC transporter permease; its protein translation is MWKYIAKRLLSLLPVLLGITLLVFALLHLIPGDPAVVLSGERATPEQVEALRQQLGLDRPLPLQYLAFLEKLIRFDFGTSIISGIPIADEIKNRWPATFELSVAAILVAITLGIPAGIFAAVRKNSWLDNLLMSGSLIGVSLPVYWLGLLLIYLFAVNLQLLPPSGRISVETGFNFKAITNFYVMDALFKFDIATLKDVLAHLILPALTLGTIPLAIIARITRSAMLEVLLQDYIRTAKAKGVPAYLVIFQHALKNALLPISTTIGLQFGNLLGGAILTETIFSWPGIGSWIYEGILARDYPVVQGGVVFVSATFVLINLLVDISYALFDPRIQYK